Proteins encoded by one window of Colletes latitarsis isolate SP2378_abdomen chromosome 5, iyColLati1, whole genome shotgun sequence:
- the LOC143342001 gene encoding uncharacterized protein LOC143342001 has product MGDTWNIVNVEPLDDKNYFTWKEKIEGVLRSKKVIGVKPVEKLSAGVANYEEKLKSWDEWDDNNYAARTVMINTMSKGQLMKYSSEKSADKLWSKIKLDMAAETEEIKARSLNDLSNIKMARDETVDAFINRAEGLKNQCIQLGRDIEEYELKMYILRGLRPEYDPNVKILESQKNISVNDIRFALNQEELIRVKRKEQRANKDYEIVRKVKEGAKTDGNCYNCGIKGHMAADCKRSKKCFNCQGFNHIAADCRERKRNAPSMRRRSGENLQSGYRGRNERQLRGRGETTLKTYEEAVMRVSEISKKKNKLYEKDGLVWQTKMERY; this is encoded by the exons ATGGGCGATACGTGGAATATTGTGAATGTTGAACCTCTTGACGATAAAAACTATTTTACATGGAAGGAAAAAATAGAAGGAGTTTTACGGTCAAAAAAAGTTATTGGTGTAAAACCGGTAGAAAAACTAAGTGCGGGAGTGGCTAACTACGAGGAAAAACTGAAATCTTGGGACGAGTGGGATGACAATAACTATGCTGCTAGAACTGTGATGATTAATACAATGAGTAAGGGACAATTGATGAAATATAGTAGTGAGAAGAGTGCTGATAAATTGTGGTCAAAGATCAAATTAGATATGGCCGCCGAAACAGAAGAAATAAAAGCGAGATCGCTTAACGACCTGTCAAACATCAAGATGGCGAGGGATGAAACAGTTGATGCCTTTATAAACAGGGCAGAAGGTTTGAAAAATCAATGCATTCAACTAGGAAGAGACATTGAGGAATATGAActaaaaatgtatatattacGAGGACTTCGGCCTGAATATGACCCTAATGTGAAAATACTCGAATCGCAGAAGAATATATCAGTAAATGATATCAGATTCGCGTTAAACCAGGAGGAACTCATAAGAGTAAAGAGAAAGGAACAGAGGGCGAACAAAGACTACGAAATAGTGAGGAAGGTAAAAGAAGGAGCCAAGACAGATGGTAATTGTTACAATTGTGGTATTAAAGGACACATGGCAGCCGATTGTAAACGAAGCAAAAAATGCTTTAACTGCCAAGGATTTAACCACATTGCGGCGGATTGCCGTGAACGGAAGAGAAATGCTCCATCAATGAGAAGAAGatcaggagagaatcttcagagcGGATATCGTGGACGAAATGAAAGACAACTTCGTGGCAGAGGCGAAACCACATTAAAAACATATGAAGAAGCAGTGATGAGAGTAAGCGAAatttcaaaaaagaaaaacaaattgtaTGAG AAAGACGGATTAGTATGGCAGACAAAGATGGAAAGGTATTAA
- the LOC143342002 gene encoding uncharacterized protein LOC143342002 has protein sequence MTLNQIKTFEHINNISMNVYTIENKKVLPIRVIDKKMERHVNLLYLEGANDVGHFAWIKNLSRLVCTQLSKHNGRKYFCDRCLHYFSSNEKMEAHTMDCEKMNDCAIILPNDDDSKWLSFSNYNRKERVPFIVYADLECILEKTDTDREASRYTYQHHRVFSVGYYVRCSYDDLLSTFQSRRDPDCVSWFVRQLQDLSHRVKSILSINVPMENLSAEQLRNFNTATHCHICETPFTRDDKRVRDHCHLTGRYRGPAHSNHNLNYKDAFAIPVVFHNLSGNNSHFIIKEITTAFEGDVTVLPITKEKYISFTKYVENANEESNSRKRIKLQFIDSFKFLNTSLEKLVSFLSKDKLKITRSEFQKLSAEDFDLLTRKGVFPYEYIDCVEKLDQSCLPSLYEDKRLPRILNLMRLLLKIDFTEFKSMNAYVSEALSLSQKRSDIVSPIDDKLLAVIILAGLPPEFKPMVMALDSSWVEITSDLIKNKLLQEEIKGHVHDNINECRTIKPNTKGYNPKFSKRSKSNEWSLISALSAKMDSKDWLIDSGATKHMTSNKGLIKEFKDCDKNFITIADNTKLATTGTGQR, from the exons atgacattgaaccaaattaaaacgtttgaacatatcaacaacatctccatgaatgtctataccattgagaataagaaGGTGTTACCGATACGAGTCATCGATAAGAAGATGGAGAGgcatgtcaatttgttgtatttagaaggagcaaacgacgtgggacatttcgcatggattaagaacttatctcgcctcgtatgcacacaattgagtaaacataatggcaggaaatacttttgtgatag ATGCTTGCACTACTTTAGTTCGAATGAGAAGATGGAAGCACACACCATGGATTGCGAGAAGATGAATGATTGCGCAATCATATTACCAAATGATGATGACAGTAAGTGGCTCAGCTTCAGCAACTACAACAGGAAAGAGCGTGTTCCGTTTATCGTGTATGCCGATCTGGAATGCATCCTGGAGAAAacggatactgatcgagaagcgtcaagatacacgtatcagcatcatcgagtatttagtgtgggatattatgtgcggtgctcgtacgacgacttgttatctacgtttcaatctcgtcgcgatcctgattgcgtatcatggtttgtgagacaacttcaagatttgtcacatcgtgtaaagtccatTTTATCGATcaatgtacccatggaaaatttatcagctgaacaattacgaaattttaatactGCAACACACTGTCACATATGCGAAACACCGTTTACGCGAGATGACAAGCGGGTACGCGATCattgtcatttgaccggtcggtacagaggtcccgcgcattcaaatcacaatctaaattataaagacgcgTTTGCCATCCCCGTGgtctttcacaatttatccggtaataattcacattttattatcaaggagataACCACAGCATTCGAGGGTGACGTCACTgtattgccgataacaaaagagaagtacatttcatttacaaaatacgttgaaaacgcgaatgaagaatCAAACTCGCGCAAGCGTATAAAACTGCAATTCATAGATTcgttcaaatttttaaatacaagtctcgagaaattggtatcttttcttagtaaagataaacttaaaattacacggtccgagtttcaaaaattatctgcggaagattttgatttattgacgcgaaaaggggtgtttccgtacgagtacattgactgtgtcgaaaagttggaccaatcatgtttaccatcac TATATGAAGACAAAAGATTACcaagaattttaaatttaatgagATTGTTGCTAAAAATTGACTTTACCGAATTTAAAAGTATGAACGCATATGTGTCCGAAGCATTGTCTCTCTCGCAAAAACGTTCTGATATAGTGAGTCCAATAGATGATAAGCTTTTAGCAGTCATTATACTAGCTGGTCTTCCGCCTGAATTTAAACCTATGGTCATGGCCCTAGACAGCTCATGGGTAGAGATTACTAGCGACCTCATAAAAAACAAACTTCTACAAGAAGAAATAAAAGGACATGTTCATGATAATATAAATGAG TGCAGAACGATTAAACCAAACACTAAAGGGTATAATCCAAAATTTTCTAAACGTTCAAAATCCAATGAATGGAGTCTAATTTCAGCTCTATCAGCTAAAATGGACAGCAAAGATTGGCTTATAGATTCAGGGGCTACTAAGCATATGACATCGAATAAAGGACTGATTAAAGAATTTAAGGATTGCGATAAGAACTTTATTACGATCGCTGACAACACAAAGTTGGCAACCACTGGAACCGGTCAACGTTGA